A stretch of the Streptosporangium sp. NBC_01755 genome encodes the following:
- a CDS encoding GNAT family N-acetyltransferase: MPASVTLSGRLVRLEPLSLAVVDDLVAAASEDRSTYDFTRVPHGRDEMVSYVKAALAEQAGGRTMPFAIRWLHTDHVVGATRLMNLEYWQGPMPWPPGTRGAVGDVPSVADIGYTWLSASAQGTGANRESKYLMLSLAFETWQVHRITLKADIRNVRSRAAIEALGAHLDGVRRAESRGADDTVRDTAYYSILSDEWPIVRERLHARMGLFEAA; the protein is encoded by the coding sequence ATGCCCGCTTCTGTCACCCTGTCCGGGCGCCTCGTGCGCCTGGAACCGCTCAGCCTCGCGGTCGTCGACGACCTCGTCGCCGCGGCGAGTGAAGACCGTTCTACCTACGACTTCACTCGCGTCCCCCATGGCCGGGACGAGATGGTCTCCTATGTGAAGGCCGCTCTCGCTGAGCAGGCGGGGGGCCGCACGATGCCCTTCGCCATCCGGTGGCTTCACACCGACCACGTGGTCGGTGCCACCCGTCTCATGAACCTGGAGTACTGGCAGGGCCCCATGCCCTGGCCGCCGGGAACTCGTGGGGCGGTGGGCGATGTCCCGTCCGTGGCGGACATCGGTTACACCTGGCTCTCCGCCTCCGCGCAGGGGACCGGTGCCAACCGCGAGAGCAAGTACCTGATGCTCTCCCTCGCCTTCGAGACCTGGCAGGTCCACCGCATAACCCTCAAGGCCGACATACGGAACGTACGATCCCGGGCCGCCATCGAAGCCCTCGGCGCGCACCTCGACGGTGTGCGGCGGGCGGAGAGCCGAGGCGCCGACGACACGGTCCGAGATACCGCGTACTACTCGATCCTGAGCGACGAATGGCCGATCGTCCGAGAACGGCTGCACGCACGGATGGGCCTGTTCGAGGCCGCGTGA
- a CDS encoding AfsR/SARP family transcriptional regulator translates to MAVQGSGDGLRFAVLGPVQAWRDGSELDLGTPLQRSILAMLLLREGRAVTPTEMIDAIWGDDAPPRALGALRTYVSRLRAVLEPGRSPRTRPELLTSVGRGYALRLNGIAFDLALFESGISEAEVARRAGDLARAAESLRASLALCTGEPLAGAVGPYAEHQRDRLAERRMNVLEVLMDLDLELGRHADALSELIALTADHPLRERLRAQLMLAYYRCGRRAEALSAFADTRATLIEELGIEPGPDLTSMHQRILTDDPALARAPVDRRARPAPAEAAQPAAPAQSRQPEPEATRTSGTRGTPAAPELPRPAQLPAAVNDFTGRRQIIARLRTLLSAQEGSEGVPVAAISGIGGVGKTALAVHVAHAMHDLFPDGQLYADLRGYGVEPTAPESVLAAFLRGLGLPADAIPDGLAERSALFRSLLADRRMLVLLDNARDAAQVSQLLPGSAGCAAIVTSRGKLADLAAARLIDLDVMEPEEALALFGTVAGAERVEAERAAAMDVVAACGFLPLAVRIVAARLASRPSWTVASLVSRLADERRRLDEMRVGDLAVEATFALGYGQLSPAQARAFRLLSLPGGPDISIGAASGLLALEAMDTEDVLESLVDASLLEAPAPGRYRFHDLLKLFARRVAERAESPAAGNGGQDGGERRGSGVSVAIGGEGEEALRRLLDFYLASACSAHRLAYEGSTIADQLGVAGTGHAFASADEAVAWLSVEAESLFASIAQVARANEAGALLPGADLLLAMEPLLESGSHGREFEGRTREMLAVARRLGAVSSELRCRYVLGRVLFGTNRLAEAEEEFRTSLELSAGGERIVVGEVLNALAVVAGRRRRHVEALAWFGSAREAFREVGARGGEALTLSYSARDHLFLEQPQEAIAAAEQGLALFIEMGSSAGTARARYHLGMILSRVGRLNEAVHHHAECLAFFRASRQRVWEQRVCARLAETFIHAGRFTDATRHAEQALTVSREISHPYGEAQALWMLGKALNGLGSTGRGRDCLERAHDLFTRLGAPEAEDLRLLLERDQVDS, encoded by the coding sequence ATGGCTGTTCAGGGCAGCGGAGACGGATTGCGGTTCGCCGTACTCGGTCCTGTCCAGGCCTGGCGTGACGGATCCGAACTCGACCTGGGCACCCCACTGCAACGTTCCATCCTGGCGATGCTCCTGCTGAGGGAGGGGCGGGCGGTGACGCCGACCGAGATGATCGACGCGATCTGGGGGGACGACGCCCCACCTCGCGCGCTCGGCGCCCTGCGCACCTACGTCTCCCGGCTGCGCGCGGTGCTGGAGCCGGGCAGGTCCCCGCGCACCCGCCCCGAGCTGCTCACCTCCGTCGGCAGGGGGTACGCGCTGCGGCTGAACGGAATCGCCTTTGACCTGGCTCTCTTCGAGAGCGGTATCTCCGAGGCCGAGGTCGCGCGCCGCGCGGGTGACCTGGCGAGAGCCGCGGAGAGCCTGCGCGCGAGCCTGGCGCTGTGCACCGGCGAGCCACTGGCCGGAGCTGTCGGCCCCTATGCCGAGCACCAGCGCGACCGGCTCGCCGAGCGCCGGATGAACGTGCTGGAAGTCCTGATGGACCTGGACCTGGAGCTGGGCAGGCACGCCGACGCCCTGTCCGAGCTGATCGCACTGACCGCCGACCACCCGCTGCGCGAGCGGCTCCGCGCCCAGCTGATGCTGGCCTACTACCGCTGCGGGCGCAGGGCGGAGGCGCTGTCGGCCTTCGCCGACACCCGTGCCACGTTGATCGAGGAGCTGGGCATCGAGCCCGGCCCCGACCTGACGAGCATGCACCAGCGCATTCTCACCGATGACCCGGCCCTCGCACGCGCCCCTGTCGACCGGCGGGCGCGGCCCGCGCCCGCCGAGGCCGCACAGCCGGCCGCCCCGGCCCAGAGCCGGCAGCCGGAGCCGGAGGCGACGAGAACATCGGGAACGCGGGGAACACCGGCGGCCCCGGAACTGCCGCGCCCCGCGCAACTTCCCGCCGCCGTGAACGACTTCACCGGGCGCCGTCAGATCATCGCGCGGCTGCGCACGCTGCTGTCGGCCCAGGAGGGCTCCGAGGGCGTGCCTGTGGCGGCCATCTCCGGCATCGGCGGCGTGGGCAAGACGGCTCTGGCAGTGCACGTCGCCCATGCCATGCACGACCTGTTTCCCGACGGCCAGCTCTACGCCGACCTGCGCGGGTACGGCGTGGAGCCGACCGCGCCCGAGTCCGTACTGGCCGCGTTCCTGCGTGGACTGGGCCTGCCCGCCGACGCCATCCCCGACGGCCTGGCCGAGCGGTCGGCGCTGTTCCGCTCGCTCCTGGCCGACCGGCGGATGCTCGTGCTGCTGGACAACGCCCGCGATGCCGCGCAAGTGAGCCAGTTGCTCCCCGGCTCGGCCGGATGCGCGGCGATCGTGACCAGCCGCGGCAAGCTCGCCGACCTGGCCGCGGCCCGGCTGATCGACCTGGACGTCATGGAGCCGGAGGAGGCCCTCGCGCTGTTCGGCACCGTCGCCGGCGCCGAGAGGGTGGAAGCGGAACGCGCCGCCGCCATGGACGTGGTCGCCGCCTGCGGTTTCCTGCCGCTCGCGGTGCGAATCGTGGCGGCGCGCCTGGCCTCCCGGCCGTCCTGGACCGTCGCCTCCCTGGTTTCCCGGCTGGCCGACGAGCGCCGCCGCCTGGACGAGATGCGCGTGGGAGACCTCGCGGTGGAGGCGACCTTCGCCCTCGGGTACGGCCAGCTCAGCCCGGCTCAGGCCCGCGCGTTCCGGCTGCTCTCCCTGCCCGGTGGCCCGGACATCTCGATCGGGGCCGCTTCCGGGCTGCTCGCGCTGGAGGCGATGGACACCGAGGACGTCCTGGAGTCCCTGGTGGACGCCAGCCTGCTGGAGGCCCCGGCCCCTGGCCGCTACCGCTTCCACGACCTGCTCAAACTCTTCGCCCGCCGTGTCGCGGAACGGGCCGAGAGCCCGGCTGCGGGGAATGGCGGTCAGGACGGCGGAGAGCGACGCGGGTCCGGAGTGAGCGTGGCCATCGGCGGGGAGGGCGAGGAGGCGCTGCGCCGGCTGCTCGACTTCTACCTGGCGTCCGCGTGCTCGGCGCACCGCCTCGCCTACGAGGGCAGCACGATCGCCGACCAGCTGGGGGTCGCCGGGACCGGCCACGCCTTCGCCTCCGCCGACGAGGCTGTGGCCTGGCTGTCGGTGGAGGCGGAGTCGCTGTTCGCGTCGATCGCCCAGGTGGCCCGCGCGAACGAGGCCGGGGCACTGCTGCCGGGAGCCGACCTGCTGCTCGCCATGGAGCCGCTGCTGGAGTCGGGGAGTCACGGCCGCGAATTCGAGGGCCGGACGCGGGAGATGCTGGCCGTGGCGCGACGGCTCGGCGCTGTCTCCAGCGAGCTGCGCTGCCGCTACGTGCTCGGCCGGGTGCTGTTCGGCACCAACCGGCTGGCCGAGGCCGAGGAGGAGTTCCGTACCTCCTTGGAGCTGTCGGCCGGGGGCGAGCGCATCGTTGTCGGCGAGGTGCTGAACGCGCTGGCCGTCGTGGCCGGGCGCCGGCGCCGCCATGTGGAGGCCCTGGCCTGGTTCGGCTCGGCGCGCGAGGCGTTCAGGGAGGTCGGGGCGCGGGGCGGGGAGGCGCTGACACTCAGCTACTCCGCCCGCGACCACCTGTTCCTGGAGCAGCCGCAGGAGGCGATCGCCGCCGCCGAGCAGGGTCTGGCCCTGTTCATCGAGATGGGCTCCAGCGCCGGCACCGCCAGGGCCCGCTACCACCTGGGGATGATCCTGTCGCGGGTCGGCCGGCTGAACGAGGCGGTCCACCACCACGCCGAGTGCCTCGCCTTCTTCCGGGCCAGCAGGCAGCGGGTCTGGGAGCAGCGGGTCTGTGCCCGGCTGGCCGAGACCTTCATCCACGCGGGCCGCTTCACGGACGCGACCCGTCACGCGGAGCAGGCGCTTACCGTGAGCCGGGAGATCAGCCACCCGTACGGTGAGGCGCAGGCTCTGTGGATGCTAGGCAAGGCGCTCAACGGCCTCGGTAGCACCGGCCGCGGTCGCGACTGCCTCGAACGCGCCCACGACCTGTTCACCAGGCTCGGGGCACCCGAGGCCGAGGATCTGCGCCTTCTGCTGGAGCGCGACCAGGTCGACAGCTGA
- a CDS encoding DUF7059 domain-containing protein yields the protein MNDLLDRLRELLLDTGYTIDGVRERLGDVAATALSREETVPALRATGQGDPLGILIRLWWLGIPVEARGAPAGLAVEELAAAGLVTVKDGRVTSTVHLQPWETGGYLVSDRKVRPGDPALRPDHVVGAGGASANLAQLAAHRPVERALDLGTGCGVQVLHLNGHAEKITATDVNPRALELARLSWALSGITGVEARQGSMFGPVEGERFDLVVSNPPFVISPAGRFTYRESGLSADDFCRDLVQRVPGHLAPGGTCHLLANWLHVGGEDWRDRVGGWLTGTGCDGWAVQRDVQDPAEYVELWLRDAAEQGTPRYRELYDDWLGWFESENVTGIGFGWITLNDSGSLDPVVRVEEYGLPVELPVGGYVDEVLGAITTAHRLTDAQLLGARLAVVEGVLEERIGPPGAEDPARIVLRQTGRLRRSARVGTVEAALAGVCDGDYPLAPLLAAIAELTGEDPDDLCSKAPAMLRPLIAEGFFHISTG from the coding sequence GTGAACGATCTGCTGGACCGGCTCAGAGAGCTTCTGCTCGACACCGGCTACACCATCGACGGCGTCCGCGAGCGACTCGGTGACGTCGCCGCCACCGCGCTCTCTCGCGAGGAGACGGTGCCCGCCCTGCGCGCCACCGGCCAGGGTGACCCGCTCGGCATCCTGATCCGGCTGTGGTGGCTCGGCATCCCCGTGGAGGCGAGAGGGGCACCGGCGGGCCTGGCGGTGGAGGAGTTGGCCGCCGCAGGCCTGGTGACCGTCAAGGACGGCCGGGTCACCTCCACGGTCCACCTTCAGCCCTGGGAGACCGGTGGTTACCTGGTCTCCGACCGCAAGGTCAGGCCGGGTGACCCCGCCCTGCGCCCGGACCACGTCGTCGGCGCGGGCGGGGCCTCGGCGAATCTCGCCCAGCTGGCCGCACATCGCCCGGTCGAGCGTGCTCTGGACCTCGGTACCGGGTGCGGGGTCCAGGTTCTCCATCTGAACGGCCACGCCGAGAAGATCACGGCCACCGACGTCAACCCGCGCGCGCTGGAGCTGGCCCGGTTGAGCTGGGCGCTGTCCGGGATCACCGGGGTCGAGGCGCGGCAGGGGTCCATGTTCGGTCCCGTCGAGGGCGAACGCTTCGACCTGGTCGTCTCCAACCCGCCGTTCGTGATCTCCCCTGCCGGACGGTTCACCTACCGGGAGTCGGGCTTGTCCGCCGACGACTTCTGCCGCGATCTCGTACAGCGGGTGCCGGGCCACCTTGCCCCCGGCGGCACCTGCCACCTGCTGGCCAACTGGCTGCACGTCGGCGGCGAGGACTGGCGTGACCGGGTGGGCGGCTGGCTCACCGGGACCGGCTGCGACGGCTGGGCGGTCCAGCGCGACGTGCAGGATCCCGCCGAGTACGTCGAGTTGTGGCTGAGGGACGCGGCCGAGCAGGGCACCCCGCGCTACCGCGAGCTCTACGACGACTGGCTCGGCTGGTTCGAGTCCGAGAACGTCACCGGGATCGGTTTCGGCTGGATCACGCTGAACGACTCCGGGAGCCTTGACCCGGTCGTGCGGGTGGAGGAGTACGGCCTGCCGGTGGAGTTGCCGGTCGGCGGATATGTGGACGAGGTGCTCGGCGCGATCACCACGGCGCATCGGCTGACCGACGCCCAGCTGCTGGGCGCCAGGCTGGCGGTCGTCGAGGGGGTGCTGGAGGAGCGGATCGGGCCGCCCGGCGCCGAGGACCCGGCGCGGATCGTGCTGAGGCAGACCGGGAGACTGCGCCGCAGCGCGCGGGTCGGGACCGTGGAAGCCGCCCTCGCGGGGGTCTGCGACGGTGACTATCCACTGGCCCCGCTGCTCGCCGCGATAGCGGAACTCACCGGGGAGGATCCCGATGACCTGTGTTCCAAGGCCCCCGCCATGCTCCGTCCGCTGATTGCCGAGGGGTTTTTCCACATATCCACAGGGTGA
- a CDS encoding TetR/AcrR family transcriptional regulator encodes MKTAKNGRDGRTRIVEGALRRFSQDGVSATTLASLREESGVSVGSFYHHFASKDHVFGVLYAETLRMYQDAFLAELNRHEGAREGIEAIVALHMSWCGEHRERAHLLISERPPRREEPGGTEVSESRRAFFRKVSDWWRPHMKNGLLQPVHPTMCYVLWLGPANEMCRLWFAGAHQPTSDEIGGLCEAAWQSLRQQGS; translated from the coding sequence GTGAAGACCGCCAAGAACGGACGCGACGGCCGTACCAGGATCGTCGAGGGCGCCCTACGACGATTCAGCCAAGACGGTGTCTCGGCCACCACGCTGGCCAGCCTCCGTGAGGAGAGCGGCGTCAGCGTCGGCAGCTTCTACCACCACTTCGCCAGCAAGGACCATGTCTTCGGCGTCCTGTACGCCGAGACCCTGCGCATGTACCAGGACGCGTTCCTCGCCGAACTCAACCGCCACGAGGGGGCGCGGGAGGGCATCGAGGCCATCGTCGCGTTGCACATGTCCTGGTGCGGCGAGCATCGCGAGCGCGCCCACCTGCTGATCAGTGAGCGGCCGCCCAGGCGCGAGGAGCCGGGCGGCACCGAGGTGTCGGAGTCGCGCAGGGCGTTCTTCAGGAAGGTCTCCGACTGGTGGCGCCCGCACATGAAGAACGGGCTGCTCCAGCCCGTCCACCCGACGATGTGCTACGTGCTCTGGCTCGGACCGGCCAACGAGATGTGCCGCCTGTGGTTCGCCGGGGCGCACCAGCCCACCTCCGACGAGATCGGCGGCCTCTGCGAGGCGGCCTGGCAGAGCCTGCGGCAGCAGGGCTCCTGA
- a CDS encoding VC0807 family protein produces MTVLTPAPTAPIALPPLGALLRHAAPRVFESMMLPVLVFYVALIFTNSHVALAVAALWVYGGVAWRLVRRSEAPGTLMLAAGTITVRVVLTVATGNPIVFFLQPCLGVFCVSMGFLLTAPLRRPLIRRVVADLVPLPDQVTEHPRMRRFFVSQSVLWGCAQLLNAALSLWLLLSQTLETYLLVRTSAVAVLLGGAALISVLSLRHCLRGLETRESEG; encoded by the coding sequence ATGACTGTGCTCACGCCCGCTCCCACGGCTCCGATCGCACTTCCCCCTCTCGGTGCTCTGCTGCGGCACGCCGCCCCCAGGGTGTTCGAGAGCATGATGCTTCCCGTTCTCGTCTTCTACGTCGCGCTGATCTTCACCAACTCGCACGTCGCGCTGGCGGTGGCGGCGCTCTGGGTCTACGGCGGGGTCGCCTGGCGACTGGTCAGGCGTAGCGAGGCACCCGGCACGCTCATGCTGGCGGCGGGCACGATCACCGTCAGGGTGGTGCTGACCGTGGCGACGGGCAACCCCATTGTGTTCTTCCTGCAGCCCTGCCTCGGGGTGTTCTGCGTGAGCATGGGTTTCCTGCTCACCGCGCCGTTGCGGAGGCCGCTGATCCGGCGGGTGGTGGCCGATCTCGTGCCGCTGCCCGACCAGGTGACGGAGCATCCGAGGATGCGCCGCTTCTTCGTGTCGCAGTCGGTGCTGTGGGGGTGCGCGCAACTGCTGAACGCGGCGCTGAGCCTGTGGCTGCTGCTCAGCCAGACTCTGGAGACCTACCTCCTCGTGCGCACCTCGGCGGTCGCGGTGCTGCTCGGCGGTGCGGCACTGATCTCGGTGCTCAGCCTCCGGCACTGCCTGCGGGGGCTGGAGACGCGGGAGTCGGAGGGCTGA
- a CDS encoding SURF1 family cytochrome oxidase biogenesis protein: MYRFLLTPRWVALHVVVLLVIPAFVLLGQWQFGRFTERSTSSDQITRNLATAPVAVEQLTSPGGTVSVQDKYRPVTVGGRYDTGAQLLVRRRTQNKTVGFYVLTPLISPNGTGMLVNRGWVKAGATADALPEVPAPPSGEVTVTGRLRPTETEETSGIRDRAGLPTGQVLLINTEAIGSRLPYRLLGGYVELTKQSPAATAAPEPVPAPDVGGGGGLNLAYGVQWWLFIGIAIGGWALLIRREAADLKAAATAAPTTTGGPEPDDPAELPDGPERTAPAGRAGA, translated from the coding sequence GTGTACCGGTTTCTGCTGACTCCCCGATGGGTGGCTCTCCACGTGGTGGTGCTGCTGGTCATCCCCGCTTTCGTGCTGCTGGGCCAGTGGCAGTTCGGGCGTTTCACGGAAAGATCCACCAGCAGCGACCAGATCACGCGCAACCTCGCCACCGCCCCCGTCGCCGTGGAACAGCTGACCTCGCCCGGCGGCACCGTCTCCGTGCAGGACAAATACCGCCCCGTCACGGTCGGCGGCAGGTACGACACGGGTGCCCAGCTCCTGGTCAGACGCCGCACCCAGAACAAGACGGTCGGCTTCTACGTGCTGACCCCGCTGATCTCGCCGAACGGCACCGGCATGCTGGTGAACCGGGGCTGGGTCAAGGCGGGCGCCACGGCGGACGCCCTCCCCGAGGTCCCCGCGCCGCCCTCAGGTGAGGTGACTGTCACCGGCAGGTTACGGCCCACCGAGACCGAGGAGACCTCGGGCATCCGGGACCGGGCGGGCCTGCCCACGGGCCAGGTCCTGCTGATCAACACCGAGGCGATCGGCAGCCGCCTGCCGTACAGGCTTCTCGGCGGGTACGTCGAGTTGACCAAGCAGTCGCCCGCGGCCACCGCCGCGCCGGAACCCGTCCCCGCGCCGGACGTCGGCGGGGGAGGCGGGCTCAACCTGGCGTACGGCGTGCAGTGGTGGCTGTTCATCGGGATCGCGATCGGCGGCTGGGCACTGCTGATCCGCAGGGAGGCGGCCGACCTCAAGGCCGCGGCCACGGCCGCGCCGACCACGACCGGCGGCCCGGAGCCCGACGACCCCGCCGAACTCCCGGACGGCCCCGAGCGGACCGCGCCGGCAGGACGTGCCGGGGCCTGA
- a CDS encoding amidohydrolase family protein, translating into MTTPLLPDPEPRRRDYVIISADDHLIEPPDMFDGRLPEKYTDLAPKVVETDSGHQVWRYGGATYPCAALDVGAGLPREQWTLDPVRFEHMRPGCHDIEARIEDMDRAGVWAALCFPGMLAVQSGMVFAKTRDQELGLAILRAWNDWHVDVWAGTYPERIIALQLPWLTDPEIAAKEIRDNAARGFKAVLFPEFPTRLRLPSIHSDHWDPFFQACEETGTVVCLNAGAGSWAPVPSPDTPIEAITTLMPTSAMFACADWLWSGIPLRFPALRILIVEGGVGWLPMLAERADYALDHPVAGEASWEGGLKPSEVLRRNFFFGTLNDHALSGVRLAVGLEHVLLESGYPHSDSTWPDTQQAIATNLGNLPPADIARVAYGNAARLFGHPLPSRAWLRMEQL; encoded by the coding sequence GTGACTACGCCGCTGCTCCCCGACCCCGAGCCCAGGCGGCGGGACTATGTGATCATCTCAGCCGACGACCACCTGATCGAGCCGCCCGACATGTTCGACGGCCGGCTGCCGGAGAAATACACCGACCTGGCTCCCAAGGTGGTCGAGACCGACTCAGGTCACCAGGTCTGGCGCTACGGCGGCGCCACCTACCCTTGCGCCGCGCTCGACGTGGGCGCCGGTCTGCCTCGCGAGCAGTGGACGCTCGACCCGGTGCGGTTCGAACACATGCGTCCCGGCTGCCACGACATCGAGGCCCGGATCGAGGACATGGACCGTGCCGGTGTCTGGGCCGCGCTCTGCTTCCCCGGCATGCTGGCCGTGCAGTCGGGCATGGTCTTCGCCAAGACCCGCGACCAGGAGCTCGGCCTGGCGATCCTGCGCGCGTGGAACGACTGGCACGTGGACGTCTGGGCGGGCACCTATCCGGAGCGGATCATCGCCCTGCAACTGCCCTGGCTGACCGACCCCGAGATCGCCGCCAAGGAGATCCGCGACAACGCGGCGCGCGGTTTCAAGGCGGTCCTCTTCCCCGAGTTCCCCACCCGGCTGCGCCTGCCGTCCATCCACAGCGACCACTGGGACCCGTTCTTCCAGGCCTGTGAGGAGACGGGCACTGTCGTCTGCCTGAACGCCGGCGCCGGCTCCTGGGCCCCCGTCCCCTCGCCGGACACCCCGATCGAGGCGATCACCACGCTGATGCCGACGAGCGCCATGTTCGCCTGTGCCGACTGGCTCTGGTCGGGCATCCCGTTGCGCTTCCCCGCGCTACGGATCCTCATCGTCGAGGGGGGCGTGGGCTGGCTGCCGATGCTCGCCGAGCGAGCCGACTACGCGCTTGACCACCCGGTCGCCGGCGAGGCGTCCTGGGAGGGGGGCCTGAAGCCCAGCGAGGTCCTGCGTAGAAACTTCTTCTTCGGCACGCTCAACGATCATGCCCTGTCCGGGGTGCGGCTCGCCGTCGGGCTGGAGCACGTACTGCTGGAGAGCGGCTACCCCCACTCCGACTCCACCTGGCCCGACACCCAGCAGGCCATCGCGACGAACCTCGGCAACCTGCCGCCCGCCGACATCGCCCGGGTGGCCTACGGCAACGCCGCCCGCCTGTTCGGCCACCCGCTGCCCTCTCGCGCCTGGCTCAGGATGGAACAGCTCTGA
- a CDS encoding YkvA family protein translates to MAKAARAAQAWRTYRSVSKPGTPGLGARLRALPKMIGAVMRGRYPGMSKGKLAMMGLGVLYIISPIDVIPDFLVLIGVADDFGLFLWLMSSLLGEGGRYVDWEREQVRAVPS, encoded by the coding sequence ATGGCGAAGGCGGCGCGTGCGGCACAGGCGTGGCGGACGTACAGAAGTGTGTCGAAGCCGGGAACGCCCGGTCTCGGCGCTCGCCTGCGTGCCCTCCCCAAGATGATCGGCGCGGTCATGCGGGGGCGGTATCCCGGTATGAGCAAGGGCAAGCTGGCCATGATGGGCCTTGGCGTGCTCTACATCATCTCGCCGATCGACGTCATCCCCGACTTCCTGGTTCTCATCGGGGTGGCCGACGACTTCGGCCTCTTCCTGTGGCTGATGAGCTCCCTGCTCGGCGAGGGCGGGCGCTACGTCGACTGGGAGCGCGAGCAGGTCAGAGCTGTTCCATCCTGA
- a CDS encoding amidase, producing MHDLLKLDALGQAQAVWKGEVSPRELAEAAIARIEACDGAINAVVHRRFERALEEADKVEVDAPFAGVPTLLKDLGWGMAGEPYRAGSRTLDGISAERDGYAVAKLRRAGFTILGRTNTPEFGTAITTEPVAFGPTRNPYDLRYSSGGSSGGSAAAVAAGMVAVATASDGGGSIRIPASMCGLVGLKPGRGRVSSGPSAGEPWAGFSAAGLLCRTVRDSAATLDVIAGAMPGDPYGAPAWRRPLAEEVGADPGRLRIGFLAEHPDGTFPAQEDLVAAVTGAAGLLEALGHDVEPGGPPALAEDGFAAHFGTVVAAHVAADLEDIGRWRGRPVELDELETRNRILGAAGRELGAVGYVASRDWIDGFRRRMAAWWESHDLLLMPSLGVAPFRLGRLPADDVSLSRGLTNQAVAFTSPINATGQPAISLPLHRTADGLPVGVQLVAAAGREDLLIRVAARIEEERPFQHLAMY from the coding sequence TTGCACGACCTGCTGAAGTTGGACGCACTCGGACAGGCGCAGGCCGTGTGGAAGGGAGAGGTCTCACCGAGGGAGCTCGCCGAGGCGGCGATCGCGCGGATCGAGGCGTGTGACGGCGCGATCAACGCGGTGGTCCACCGCAGGTTCGAGCGGGCGTTGGAGGAGGCGGACAAGGTCGAGGTCGACGCTCCCTTCGCGGGGGTGCCGACGCTGCTGAAGGACCTGGGATGGGGCATGGCCGGCGAGCCGTACCGCGCGGGATCGCGCACCCTTGACGGGATCTCGGCGGAGCGCGACGGCTACGCGGTGGCCAAGCTGCGCCGGGCCGGGTTCACGATCCTGGGCCGGACCAACACCCCGGAGTTCGGCACCGCGATCACCACCGAGCCGGTGGCCTTCGGCCCGACCCGCAATCCGTACGACCTCCGCTACAGCAGTGGCGGGTCGAGTGGAGGGTCCGCGGCGGCGGTGGCGGCGGGCATGGTCGCGGTGGCCACGGCCAGCGACGGCGGCGGATCGATCCGGATCCCGGCCAGTATGTGCGGGCTGGTCGGGTTGAAGCCGGGCAGGGGCCGGGTCAGCTCGGGGCCGTCGGCGGGCGAGCCCTGGGCGGGCTTCTCGGCCGCGGGCCTGCTCTGCCGTACGGTCAGGGACAGCGCGGCGACCCTCGACGTGATCGCGGGGGCGATGCCGGGCGATCCGTACGGCGCGCCCGCCTGGCGGCGCCCGCTCGCCGAGGAGGTCGGAGCCGACCCCGGGCGGCTGCGGATCGGTTTCCTCGCCGAACACCCGGACGGGACCTTCCCGGCGCAGGAGGACCTGGTGGCCGCGGTGACCGGGGCCGCCGGGCTGTTGGAGGCGCTGGGGCACGACGTCGAGCCGGGGGGACCGCCCGCGCTCGCCGAGGACGGCTTCGCCGCGCACTTCGGCACGGTCGTCGCCGCCCACGTGGCCGCCGACCTGGAGGACATCGGGCGCTGGCGTGGCAGACCGGTGGAGCTGGACGAGCTGGAGACGCGCAACCGGATCCTGGGCGCGGCGGGTCGCGAGCTCGGCGCGGTCGGCTATGTGGCCTCGCGCGACTGGATCGACGGGTTCCGGCGGCGGATGGCCGCCTGGTGGGAGTCCCACGACCTGCTGCTCATGCCGTCCCTGGGGGTGGCGCCCTTCCGCCTCGGCCGACTGCCCGCGGACGACGTCAGCCTCTCGCGGGGCCTGACCAACCAGGCGGTGGCGTTCACCTCGCCGATCAACGCCACCGGGCAGCCCGCGATCTCCCTGCCGCTGCACCGCACCGCGGACGGTCTGCCGGTGGGGGTGCAGCTGGTCGCCGCGGCGGGGCGGGAGGACCTGCTCATCCGGGTGGCCGCCCGGATCGAGGAGGAGCGGCCCTTCCAGCACCTGGCGATGTACTAG